CGCGACACGCAACTATTGGACAACCGAAGTGACTTTCTCCGTACCTTATCTATGGGAGCTGCAGGAGTGGTCAGGATTCCAGGTTGATCCATCGCATCACACGGTGGTTCTCGGGTATAATTGCTCAGAACAAAGAGAACGAATAGAGCGAATAATAGGTTGAAGAAAACGGCTAGAAAGACAACAGGAGACTTCAGAACGTTACGAAccttgaaatgaatataaaaaaaatccacatttcAGTTCATTTCAATTCCAGTATCTGTTTCCAAATCATGTGAAATAAAACATGCTATgaacaaaatgattataatacccccaaacaaaaattttgaaacacATGGCAACTTAACATCAACACGACATACATAAGTTTTAATAAGAATAGGACTGTATTGGATAACCTGAAAGCTTAAAAAACCTAGGCTTGTCAGACATAACAACATGATTTATACAAACCCCCAaacaagaaaattttaaaacatttgaattgaaCATAAACACGACatacattttaataaaaaggaCTGTACTTAAAACATGAAAGCTTAGCCAACCGAATGTTGACAGACATAACAACAGAAATATATGTTAATTACATTCCAATTAGGTCTTTTGTACAATAAcaggttgttgttgttgttgtcgtcgttgttgctgttgttgttgaaATATGGTTCGTTCATCCAGCACAAAGAGTATTTACGCTAGGGCGGCATATTTTTATGTGAGGGATCAAGACAATaaaattgtgacgtcattttaGATAACAGAGGTAACACGATCCCGATCTCCCTTTTTGATTAATCTTCGTCTtcttttttaccttttcttcatattttctcactctctccttttttttcaccTCATGATAAATCATATCATCAATATATGAAATAACCAAATAAAGTAAGTATTAATATAATACAATTGTTTTGAACCGTCTGCTCAGTGAATGAACACTTATAAGCGaattttcaccccccccccccctcggaaaaaaaagtattttgtcatcataattGTATTACACTTTCGACAGCATTATTTTTATCACTGAATTTTTCTTAAAATCTTACGTTTTATCTTAGtttcaaaatgatgataataccaTTAAagtgttttatttacccagggttgcaatttcaatttattaaatCGCTCTCCCAGCCGGCCCTACAACCCTTCCCCAGTcgaaatgctgagcgccaatcAAGAAGGCATAAGatgtatttcaaatatttttgttatttattccCGTTCAAGAGGCCGACGCGTCGGCCTCTTGAACGGGAATGTCCTGACGCTCTACCATGCACTAAACCATGAATGAACTTCGTAATATTTCCGACACATCAGATTTTCTTACAATATGAACTATATCAATTAAAACATTCAATATCTATTTTGGGACTCGCTCACTTTGCTCTCATGCACGCCAAATTTTCGAAATACTAGCAGTGCATCGTAAGTAGTATACCATGCACTGTGCCTATCCATTAGTTTCCCCATTGCGCCACGaagaataacataaaaataaaactttctcACCCTTTCTCGGCGTTGATCCTCTGTCCGACttccattttgaaagtcgacGCCTGGCGTTAGGACACTGTAAACTGATAGAGGAACAGGCATCTTCGCTTCAATCTCTTTCCAGTCTCAAACCTAGAATGAAATAATCTCACAAGTAAAGACCTCCTGTTTTGATTTTAAGGTGATTATTGTAAACTTTTCACGAGTTGAAGTTAGTTTTGACAGCTTTTGAGTCCTTTCCGACCAACCTGGTTAGAATATTTCCTGGGTAATTTCCGCGAGAcctgaaataaaacatttccgTCATGAAATATAACCGTGTTTGATGAAAAAGGGGCGGGGTGAGTtgactaaaattatcatttttcatgagaaaatcaaaGGCGGGGACGGGTGGGATAATGGGCCGGCTCCATCATTTTCCGATTCAAAATATAAACCTTACTTTGAAATCAATTAGCTTATTGCGATTTCAAAAACTCCACctgatcaaaattttgttttacatttttattaaaaaacttTAATCACGTGATGGTATGAAATTGAACAGCTAAACTTTCATAATAATGTGGCCGACATGACTAAGCCGTTGATTAATCCAATTACCACTCAAATTGATTTATCAGATCAAGGTTTGAGCTCACGTCCTTCGGGTGGTGACGTGCAGGGTCTGTCCTCAATACTATAGTTTTATCTAGTTAATATCCTTTCTGCGGCATTTATCGAATCATAAACGCATATAGCATATAATTATGTCACTTCTGGAGTTGAAAAAGTGATAAAGTATCGCAGAGTCCGTGAAGTATACAGGAGGGGCTCGGTTTGGGTAGGATGGCGACCctcccccctccaaaaaaaaatgtaggcctGGGTCGTTTATTTCTCgttttattgttttgattttcaacaTTAATCTGAACACGTAAATCGGTTcgatttacccccccccccctcatttttttgtttagttttgttCTATTTAATGCATGTCTggtacaaaataaaacattgccCATCACACCAATAACCCCATTAATTTAAAGTGGCATTTAAatggatttttatttgttttcatatgtttcttcaataaataaagatgaagataACGGAAGTTTCTTCCATGATTCTGGGTAGGTCCATATAAGGTTTTATATAGGGCTAAGGATATGGGCCCGCTAGTCGCAAGGGCTATATTTTTCAGGGCGGCAGTCAGTGACAAAATTAGAAAAATCTTGATatgagcatggacctactagcaaGTAGGTCCATGATATGAGTGACAGCACAATTACTAACAAAAAGAGGTATATGAAGTCACTACTCCACTCCCGATAATAACCGGCAAAAaatgttcaataaaaaaaagtcatcgAAATTCTTTCAGTCCCCCATCCTCCCGTTCAGGTAAGCTTGTTAAAGCGATATTGTCTGGCTTCGGTACATTGACGGTATAGTCAAACTATCCATCGAAATCAAATCGTCCGGAAACCTTAGAGTCAGGATTGATAAAGAGGTCAGGGGTATAAACATTCAATGAAAGGTCAGCCTACCAATTTGCAAAAACAACTGACTTTATATTTTAGTCATCAATGCATTGGTGATTAACACAAATGAATCCTGTTATAAggtactgaaatccttgcatctgattggctcagaccAATTTACCTGGTGAAATTGTGAAATGCGCCCCAGGTCAGGCGTAACCCATTTTCGGGGTTAACTCTGGTTTGCCGATGCCTCTCCcataaaattaaacaaaaatccaatttattATATACCGCATCAACCGTTTTTGTTCATCGCCACAGAAGTATAGGTTcaacgacatttgctccgctctaaattccacactaatcgaatgaacaacttcaaccctgggtttaacgCTTTACCCTGCCCTAAACCTAGCATAAAACCCTAAATTTAAACCCTAATCCTACACCttggacaaaattaagccaggggcccgttgcagaaagagttgcaatcaaacgcaactctaaaaatcatgcgcaacttgaattttcaaccaatcaacagcgcgcatttgggacttgtgatTGCTTTTTTGAcatgcgtttaaacgcaactctttctgcaacggacccctggagtaattgtcgcaggagcaaatgtcgtgtcacccaaATATGATATtgtcaggggagcgtttcatgaaaggacttgtcagacgttttatccgacaagtcctgttttatctgatagttactatagtaacagtgcttctcaaccaatcagaatccaggaaagttgtcagatctgacaacttgacGGACgcaaatattgatgaaacgcccccctgggtGAAAAGAAAGGGTCACTCCCGATGATCACAAGCTAATAacatccccctctctctcgcTGATGAAgtttatgatttgatttgatttatttatttccacattccaataaaatccaagtgaaatcattttttttcttagcatataggtaaatgatataattaataacatatacatatatacaatctaataatctaatcaaaatatatttatacctgatatattttttattgttacaaaaaatagcagaaaatatcatcaacatagtacattttgaaatgtgggagacctttATCTTCatgatgatagcgatgatggtgatggtgatgatgatgatgatgataatcgacgaagatgatgataatggtgacgatgatgatgattatgatgatgatgaagaggatgataatgatgctgctgctgatgatgatgaagaagatgataatggtcatgaaaatgattatgatgataatgatgatgatgatggtgatgatgatgatgataggatGATGAGGATGTGAAAAGGTattgcgatgatgatggtgaagatggtgataatggtgattatgatggtggtggtgatgatatcaGTATTTCTCCTCCGACTATTGTACAGCTCCGAGGAAAAAATCATCTCTTACAGTATGGGTATAATGTTACCTCCTCTACTCAAGGGGTGACTACATGTTTCTTGCCTTAAACTAATCGTTATAATTGCATGTTACTGAACAACGACAGCTCGATGTTTTCAATGTGATCATTAATCCATCCACTCATCCACAAGCATAAAAATCGTTGGCCTGGAAACATGTGTAATTAGACCCatcaatttacaaaaaacataatcataCATGGAGCTGATTTCTTTTCTATTAGTCTACAACAGTGTAGCCTCAGTTGTTCTGGATTATTAGTATAACATAGACTTTGGGCCAAATTTCGCTTGGGTGAAGTACGCCGACCTTTGAGAATTCGGGCCAATTAGTCTAAAAGCTCGTTTTCGTTTTATGAGTCTCCCTTTTAGATAGAGGTGCACTATTCACGCTTGATATCCTGgtcagaaaataaagaaatattgggGTGGGGATtgagtgtgtgggtgggtgtatACAGTACAGGGGAGGTGGCAGGGATGGCAGGGTGTTTTGGTAAGGGGGGGCATCTCATTTTCCCTTTTACCTACACGAGAGGGTAAAATtacgaattaaaaaaaatcgcacTAAAAGCTGTCATCCTTTAAGTTAAATAAGGGGAGCAttacatgaacatgatgaagcaAATATTCTGTGATTCATTACTAACAATGTTATAGGCTACTGAAACCATTGCACCTAATTGGCCGAGAGAAAAATTGTCACTGAAAAGCAATGACaagatgtttcatgaaatagtgtATGATATTTTTGCGCTGATTGgatttcaatttattatcaataaaaaggaggggaataagaagagaaagaagaagaaaagatggaTTTATGACAGCATATTTAGctagagaaggaggaggagaagaagaacatCAACAGAACAACAAGAATAAGATTTTACCCCGACTTAAGCTGAGGCTACCACATATCAGCCTccatgaataatttttcataatgatCTTTTATACTTAATTGCAAAGTAGCCActgaatattaaaaatgaaatgtaatatgAATTATCATGGCACAGTGAAAGTTTAGTGCATTTAATATTTAGGTGGTTTCTCCTTAAGTTTAGCAGTTGCATTTTCTACCGTTTCAAATTGATAAATGAGAAATCTGCAACGTCACCAAGGGATGGTCCGgtctgaaagtatttatagcttaatagagtagaattcactgagcaaaatgccgaaaatttcatcaaaattggataacaaagttattgaattttaaagtttagcaatattttgtgaaaacagttgtcatgaatatttattaggtgggctgatgatgtcacatctccactttttcttttgtattttattatatgaaattaggtttattcaaatttttcctccaagaactataaaaattggattgacaactgatttagtgcattagacaTTTATTAcagcaacttatttcattataagggagacatatcattcatttcatatgaaataaggaaaaaatatgattatatgtaataacataagaaatcggaaagtggagatgtgacatcatcagcccacctattgaatattcatgacgactgttttcacaaaatgttgctaaattttaaactttaataactttttattatttgttatccgattttgatgaaactttcggcattttgctcagtgaattctactctacgtattaaaatattttcaacccggaccatccctttcaTGATGGTTTTAATTCTAATTGGCAGCCACTAAAGTTATGCTGTTGTCGACAGATCATTATCAATATGCTGTTGTATTCAAATCGATATAGGCCTATCAATACACCTGAGAACCAtagttcccccttttatttttaaagaatgacGAAATTCAGTCAGCATTACTCTTGAAATATATCTCCAGCACATTCAAGCATGATAAATACCACACTTTTCAAACTAACATTAATTGgggaaaagaattaaaatagCGTATGATTGGTAACTTTAATGTATTTCCGCTCCTGATATTCATTCATGCGCGTTTCACACATATCTCCACAAATTAATGTCAGATATTTCGGGGCAAACTACTATTTCATAGGactgatattgatgatgaaattATCCAATTAATgcataatttcacattttttaaattgtttaggggagcatttcatccattttttttatctgaaaagTTGTCAGTTTTGATAACTTCCCTCGCTTGtaattggctgagaagcacaggTGTCcaactgttactatggtaactgttggatgaCAACTAATTAATgttgacaactttcatgaaatggtcccctggtgtaatattttttgtacttaCCGGTAACTAAAACATCATCAGAGAAAAACacaacttataaaaaaaaacatgagaagacaagacaagtaaaaaaaaatacaccacaCTCCTGTATCACAGTATGAAAAATGGTTTATTGCAgcctgaaaaaaagaagatcatAAAAAGTTTGTTTGAAATACACTGACCTCTTCGGATATTACACAACACAAATTTGCCAAAGAATGAAATATCCTTTTCACTGGACAGAGCTTAGAGCTTTCGGTATCAGTTCTAAGTTACACAGAATATAAGGTTCGATGGCACAACGACGTACCAGATTCTTACAGGGAGGAATACAGTGAACATTTCTATTAATCAATGCCAATCAAAATTCATCAATATATTGTGCCGGAAAAAGGGGGTTAAATTATTCTGAACGTCTGTTCAATTTGCTTTAGCTACCATTACAAAGATCAAGTTCAATACCCTGTATAGTTCTGGTTTGGAAGggtaaaaatatcattattagcaAGTGCTTTCCTTCTATAAAGCAGAAATGAGGATGggcactttttttaaataataaatgaataattccttgaaatgatcaacctttttgtatgtctgaaccccatttttctcaagatttgcttcacttcataaactgaccatgTCATGatcctttgagaacattacagactgtcaaaagaacaagaaatctgagactgaaaatgtcatcaaggTCCTACATATAGAGGGTCGGACTACATATtctatggaattgcccaaatgTTATGGTCACTTTTTGATATATTAGCAATAATTTAGCTCCATTGCTAAATAATGAGAATGAAACCAGAGCTTgtaaagcttaattttttgttttctgcATAAAAGTGCGAACACAACCTAtcatcaataaaagaaaatgctgCAGATGGATAGGACAGCAAAAAAAGATTCAGGACAGGAAAGCAATTCTGGGTGCTTAAAATGTGCAGGATGCCATAGTTACTTCACACTCccccaaacaaaataaatcaatttttttaaccctaattctccggggggggggggccattattgATAactttcgcgatatatctgctgcgcaaatttttttgacctcgccgctcactgacttattactttcaagtcttgcgcaaattttgagactaAATTTGTGACGCCCAGGTACGCGTATACGACATTTCGCAACATTATTTAAGTGCACGCCAGACCCGAATTTGCTCATAGACGTGATTTCAAgcacaaatccaatgcaaattgtgtatttagccaaaattcataaatatatcattatttctatttttactgattaaacttcattcattttgccttgtttgtgatcagaattaagtctgaaACGGTTTCCATCGAACAAAAagtataaaaacaaagaaatacacaagaaattaaaaaaacaataaaatgcataaaaaatctgtcttggtaccagaatttttttcatccacAATTGATAGGAAtgctgtaaaaaatattttcaccaaaataccattctaggagctttattttattgaatcagagcaaaaagtatgatttcatgaataaattagcttaactaattcatataaaataaaaatatatgagtTTAGTGAAATTTACCTATGCAACTGCATAGATTgcgtcattctctaccatcatgcaaattttcgttgtGATCGTGCGAACTgcggctgagatcttaagggggggccataattGCCTCCCCCCCCGgtaatgacaagaatcaaaataccctgggagatttagggttaagactGTTTTAAAGAATAGCCACACCTTGCCAGTGAGAAGgggaaacaaattatttcaaacataaATTCCATACTTCATAATAGTCAGTCACAGGgttgatgaaaatacaaaatagattTGTACCTCAAGAAACTGATGAAAGTGAATTTCTGATCGGTCATTGAGGTCTGGGTATGCTGGAATAAGAACCTACCCCTCCCCTATACCCACTCCCAGACCCTAAAGGctagaaataaatgaacaatGTGGACACTGGCAGATCCAGGAGGGGGGCACAGCCTGCCCCACCCCCctttttgagaggcacaattaaaatctTATTCTGTAAACATGCTGTTAAAGCtgaagtgtgcccccttttgaaagtgaagacctgtTTTttggcttttcaaatttttcctcgggaaaatgtgcccccccccttaaaaaaattcctggatctgcccctgaatGTGGAGTTTGATgtcataaatacatatatttaaaaGCCCCtcactccccccccaaaaaaaaatcccagaaatattcataaagttatattaaaaatctgataacagtGGGATTTTTTTCTGTATCCTCATAAATTAAACGACATGATTAAGGATTGAAATATCAGCTTTGCTATATAAACCGGAATCCCTAACGCATAGATTCGACGTGCCCGTAAATGTTAATTATTTAACCAGTTCTCCTGCTGAACTCCCCCCCGTAGATAGGGTTAATGATCACAAGATTCATGGCATTATCTGATCAATGAGACTGTGGGTGGGGTTTTTAAATGCAAGGGcccagtttcataaaactttatcACAAAATTCTGTCAGATTACACATTTACAGGTAGATGACACCGTATTTAGATACCGGTACTTGAATGGTAGTTTACAATTTGCAAGTAATAACAAGGTTCGTGAAAACAGGGCATTGCAGTGTAGTATCACTGTGACATCATTACCACATGAGATTTTCATTACAGTAAGATTGCACCAATGACCACCACAGGGGCTTGAAATTGTCTTGAATTCAAAGTCTAGAGACAACAGGGCCATACATTGTCACTATCACCAACCAATGAGATAACTACTGTACATGTCCATGTATACATCTGCAGAGAGAAAATTGGCCTCACTTGTCTAGAATAGAGCACCGAATAGCTACTTGGTCTATTTATTTTACGGCCATTGGTATCATTCCATGTGGTAAAAGCACCTCAATTTAATTAGGCCAAATTGAATACTTGCTTTCCTTAACAGGAGCACTTTAGAAACAGGCAAGTTGtttattccatttttaaaaGGTAAATATGTGTACCTTTATGCATAAAACCTACAGAATTTAACTACCCAAGATCAAATCAGAATGTGAGGAGAGGTTTATAACAAGTTTTGGGGAgaattataacaagtcttttttaaatatttcatttaattctatttttttagagAGCAGAGATGATGATGGGGATCATCCAAGAACATCACCAGATTTTAACTTCTCTAGCGCATTGATAAAGGAGGAAAGTGCAAACCCTAAGATTATGATTGAATTGTATGAAGATACTTTAACAAGGAAGGGCAAAGAATTTTATATAAAGTTCAAAGGTCAACTAAAAGTTGGTACAACTTATGTGGTAAAGTACCAAGAGCATCAAGAAAAATCATGTTTGTGTTTGAAAGAATATGGGTTTAAGAGAAATAATCACTCAAGATGTAAGAAAAAGTAGAAAACGTATTGTGGAAAGGTCAGCAAACTTTTCATCTTGATACTTTTTCTTCTCGCATGTCTAGGCTGATAACTTATCACAATAAAAAGATGAAACACCTCCTAACTGGAGAGCCTTCTAATATTAGTACCGtgttaagagagagagataaaagcACAATCTTTTTCGAGCTAGTATGACCCTCCCCTTTTGCTTTTCAACATCGGAAATTTCGACCTATCCCACGGAACTGGCATTTTAGGAGACCTTCTCAATGGACTTTCATTCATGTAAACTTCTGTGACGACGTAAAGTGCAACGCAGACCGCCACGATTAAAAAACCGATAATAAGGATGGTATAAATAGTAGCGTTTGTCTGCGTAGGCTGTTCAATTTCCCGTAAATGTGCTTCAGCCGGCTGGAACGTGGGGTTGAGGTCGAGGGCGTATCTGAAGTGAACCCCCGCCTCGGCGTATTTCCCAAGTACCTTGAATATCTCACCAAGGGTAAAGTGCTGGAGCCACGAGTTTTGGTCGGGAGTCTTAAACTGAAGAGACTTCTGCGTTAGATAGAGTGCGTCTGAATGATACTGGAGATTAAATAAGACCCTCGCTAAGTTCAGAAGGATGTCTGGATTGGTGGGTGAAAGGGAAATGGCTTTGCGGAAGCACTCAATGGCCAGGTATGTGTTGCCTTTGATCCGCCAAAAATTACCTACTTGGTTTAAGACAGCTAAAGATGAAGGAttctgcaaataaaaaaaaacagaatgaatatttctttacaaaggttaataaaataaatttgatttagaattaactGCCTTGCATGAGATGTAtacttaa
This window of the Lytechinus variegatus isolate NC3 chromosome 14, Lvar_3.0, whole genome shotgun sequence genome carries:
- the LOC121427388 gene encoding uncharacterized protein LOC121427388, which translates into the protein MALDMPYVTYMTIYVISASIVSTNTRSATHWKLQESSTGEFLVRPVSEEDTGKLSTDDPVMTILAQKYGFGETLLTANDQECLSCGKTAEEGVLELSNPSDPLNCGKHANKTDYDSLNGIADRWKHPSIPEPEVALIFKRSDSDQVDMSLLENSLRETIKLNPSSLAVLNQVGNFWRIKGNTYLAIECFRKAISLSPTNPDILLNLARVLFNLQYHSDALYLTQKSLQFKTPDQNSWLQHFTLGEIFKVLGKYAEAGVHFRYALDLNPTFQPAEAHLREIEQPTQTNATIYTILIIGFLIVAVCVALYVVTEVYMNESPLRRSPKMPVPWDRSKFPMLKSKRGGSY